The Micromonospora violae DNA segment TCGCGCTACCAGCTCGGCGAGGCGCCGCCCTCCTGGCTCTGCGGCGGCAGCCTCACCCGGGGCCTCGGCCCGATCACCGAGGTCGGCTTCAACGCGATGAGCAACCGGTTGGGCCACGTCATGACCAACACGCAGACCCTCACGCTGCAACAACGTCCGGCCGGCACCAACAACCTCTTCGTCGCCTGGGAGACGCTGACCCACGCCAACAACCCCACCTGACCCGGCCACCGTGGGTGGCGCCGACCTGCGTGGCGCCACCCACGGCCGGGCTCAGCTATCGACCCCCAGGGCCACCACCGGGCTGACCTTCGAGGCCCGACGGGCCGGCAGCACCCCGGCCAGCGCGGTCAGCACGACCAGCGCCACGAAGAGCCCGGCCAGCGGCAGCAGCGGCGCGGTCAGCGGCGCCTCGATCCCGAGGGTCTGGACCGCCAACCAGGCGTACGGAACGCCGAGCACCAGGCCGATGGTCGCGCCGATCACCCCGTACAGGCCGGATTCGACGGTCAGCATGGTGCGCAGGCCGGCCCGGGACAGCCCGATCGCCCGGAGCAACCCGGACTCGCGGACCCGCTCCACCACCGAGAGCGCGGTCGTGGAGCCCACGCCGACCACCGCGATCAGCACGGTCAGGCTGACCAGACCGACCGCGATCCAGACCAGCGTGCCGACCAGCGCGTCGTTGCGGTCCCGCTCGTCGGCGAGCACCGCGAGGCCCACCCCGTCGCTGCCCGCGATCGCCTGCCGCAACGCCCGCACGCCAGCGGTACGGCCGTCCTCGCCGGCCCCGGCCGCGTCGGCGAGCAGACCGGTGTACGCGGCCGACACGTCGAGCCGGTCCAGGTCGGCCGGATCGGCGAGGATGCCCGCGTGCAGCGGGCCGTCACCGGGCAGGACCGCGACCACCCGCACCTCGACGGTGCTCGTGGCGACAGCGAGCGCCACGGTGTCGCCGACCCGCAGCCCCGTGTCCCGCGCGACCCAGCTGTTGAGCACGATCCGGCCGGGTCCACGATCGGCCAGCGTGCCCTGGGCCACGTCCAGGTCATCTGTGGTCGGCAACGCCGCCAGGTCCAGGTCGCTGGTCGGATAACCGGATCCGACGTCGCCGAGCTTGTCGGCGCCGCGCAGCAGCGTGGCCTCGTTGATCTTCCGGTACGGCACCACCCGGGCCAGCGCGCCCTGGGCCGCCTCGGCCCGGGCCACCACCGCCGGCGGCAGTGTCCCGCCGTTGCTGGTGACCTCGAAGTCGCTCGGGGCCGAGAGCGCCATCTCACGGTCGGCGAGGATCTGCAACGACGCGCCGCCGATGACCACCCCGGAGATCAGGGTCACCCCCAGTGCGACCACGACGGAAACCGCGGCGGCCCGACGCGGCGCCCCGCCGATCCCACCGACCGACATCTTCCCGAGCGGGCCGAGCTGGCGCAGCGGCCAACCCACCACGGCCAGCACCGGGCGCACCAGCAGCGGGCCGAGCGCCACCAGCGCGAAGAACGCCAACGTGCCGGACCCGATCAGCAGGAGCAGCGGCAGCGTCGGGTCGTAGCTCTGCTGGTCCGGCTTCGGCAGCTGGCTGATCGTCGCGGCCGCCGCCAGGGTCGCGCCGACGGCCAGCAGC contains these protein-coding regions:
- a CDS encoding FtsX-like permease family protein — its product is MRATVLRTQTSAVARRPGRLILTGLAILVASFVVFGTVLVQQITERTVRDNLSGTPAVTDLVIGNVDVPPPTVADVRQIRAVPGVAEAVARVATGVSLGEGYLNLQSDPGTGPLSTVRVIEGSYPEQPGEIAITPRTAERLGLSVGTTTSGTAGELTAPAPLTVTAVVATAADAGYDAYAPESAVIDWARLTAVERVDVRVAPGTTADVVRQRVSAAVAGQPIRTGAEVREAEANAAAEQVGRLFVLVAMFVSIAVAAAALVVTSTFRIVFAQRMRQLALLRAVGASRGTLVGALTAEGALTGLVAGVVGVASALTLGYALPAILRATGRAVSSPGLPLTAAVLVVIGAVVITVLAVLAPALSAARVSPLEALRTSSTTSGRRGIGVPRLVFGLLLAVGATLAAAATISQLPKPDQQSYDPTLPLLLLIGSGTLAFFALVALGPLLVRPVLAVVGWPLRQLGPLGKMSVGGIGGAPRRAAAVSVVVALGVTLISGVVIGGASLQILADREMALSAPSDFEVTSNGGTLPPAVVARAEAAQGALARVVPYRKINEATLLRGADKLGDVGSGYPTSDLDLAALPTTDDLDVAQGTLADRGPGRIVLNSWVARDTGLRVGDTVALAVATSTVEVRVVAVLPGDGPLHAGILADPADLDRLDVSAAYTGLLADAAGAGEDGRTAGVRALRQAIAGSDGVGLAVLADERDRNDALVGTLVWIAVGLVSLTVLIAVVGVGSTTALSVVERVRESGLLRAIGLSRAGLRTMLTVESGLYGVIGATIGLVLGVPYAWLAVQTLGIEAPLTAPLLPLAGLFVALVVLTALAGVLPARRASKVSPVVALGVDS